The genomic stretch gcacttgagcgtacttatattacacccagtcctgtcgtacagaacactttaggtggttccgactcgtgtgcatgtatagttagtgagattgagatttaagctctagattcagccgtacaggtcacgttaggtgactccagctgacagattacatgacattgatttgacattcctgagcacttgcattctatttagagatatttgacatggcatatttccgaacatgatttaaatatatatatatatatatatatatatatatgtatgtatattctacttttctgggaagtatacaggttttacggcgagaggttagaacttgtttatgaaatggtttttggaaagctttgtttttgcccactcacactttttgttttgcgcccctccaggttctagttggctagtaCTTGTGGTGGCTTCCCAAAGGATTTCCccagcatatctgacagattatcactagTGTAGGAcaacctttgggtgtgtttttgtagtgttgtttcttctggactgcattaggtcttcgtgctctgaactttgtttttcacacttacgcttgcacatgtatgctcttactttgtgtaaagttggattttatttattcgtacttttattatgattttgttcgcttccgcactatgcacatggttacgtcacttccacgtgacggccaacatgccctgatctcgatcgaggtgtgtcaaaaatagcctaagttcattctttaataatctagggctaaaattttaggctaaaaGAGTTAgagtagaaaaactgtttctggactaaaagctaaatttttcgggctaaaaaatttggcttttaacacaaccattggagttggtcttagggATTAGGTTAACATTACatcttttaattgtttttatattCTTGTAAATCATGTACCTTACTTGTACTCACTAACTTGCTATAAAATAAGAATTTAGTTACAatacttacatgtatttaataaaattatcatCTCAACGGTGAGATGATGATTGTATTAAACATATATATTGACATAAATGATATTTGACTGTTGAGAAGTGATTACTTATAAGTATTATAGTCAATCCTAATATCCAATTCTCTAAATTCTATATGGTTATCAAAGAATTGTACAATTTAGGAAACTATTGCCAAGAAAGAATGAGCATACCTcgatattatatttatattctcGAGCCGTATCGACAGAACGTTTGTTCCTCAGTCGAACAATACATTTCTATAAACtcaatatgcatatgtacacAAAAGCTCATCAGTTGTATTGTTAGGAATCTACTGAAATTTCTCCTTctccaaaattaagaaaaattagctGTGCTTCAACAACATCATTCATTTTTCACAAAGAAAAAGTGACCTACAAAAGGGCTTTACAAACAGCACAAGAAAATGGAGGTTCCAAGCTGAGAAAGTGAgaataaataattgaaaacttGACGACAAAAGAAGTAAAGAACAAAAACAATTGCTCTTCCTCCTGCTGTTATTACAAAGGATACGTTGGAAGACATTTGCAACGATgctcaaatctcaatcaaattaatcaGTACTCACTTACTAAGGGTTCATGTTCTCTGTACATAAATAGGTTCCCATAAACAAGGCCAGCAAGTCCACCACCGACGAGGGGTCCAACCCAGTAGATCCAGTTGTTGTGGAAGTCACCGCTAGCAACGGCAGGACCAAAAGAGCGGGCCGGGTTCATTGATCCACCGGAGAATGGTCCGGCAGCCAAGATGTTGGCCCCGACTATGAAACCAATGGCGATGGGGGCAATGGTGCCCAATGAGCCCTTCTTGGGGTCAGCTGCTGTTGCATAGACAGTGTAAACCAATGCAAAGGTGATGATGATCTCAAAGACTACTCCTTCAATGGCTCCAACTCCAGCAGCTAGACTGTGGGTGGGGATTGTCTGAAATTAAATGGATTTCATAGTTAGTTGCAAGTTGCCAAAAATTCCacaaaaatttaaacaattCAATGTACCTTTGTACATGTAAACTAccaaaatattttataattggaGTTTAACCATCTTTTCAAAACAATAACGACGATACTAGATTCATCAAATTGATTACCCAAATAATGTCATTACCTTACACttgttataaataaattttaaagtgCACTAGATTTGAACCAATCAACATTAGTTTGTGTAACTTTAGTGTTCTAGCAGTGTTCATTACATAAACTAGAAAAGTTATTGACAATCTCTACTGTATTGGAGAAAATGCTAATAAATCCACCAATTAAATCCGTTACTTCGTCTAGAGATGAATAAGGCGAGAACCAAACTAAGTAAGTGATCTAGCACGAATGTCAACACGACCAATTAAGCCTAGACCTCCATAATACCAGTCTCTCTGTTAAATTAATAACACCAAAATAACATAATTCTCCCTTGTTTTGTGCATGAATTCTTTGTTTAAGATGGACAAAACTGTCATTGCATTCGGTACGTTGAAAAATATCTTACCAAGCCTCCAGTGACGAACTTGAGGATGAAGGCTGCAACAATGGCACCAAGAAGCTGGGCAACCCAGTAGAAGATGCCAGTGAGGATGGTGATTTGTCCACCAAGAGCCAATCCGAATGTGACAGCTGGGTTTACATGGCCTCCAGAGATGTTGGCGCCAATTGAAACTGCAACAAAGAGAGCAAAGCCATGGGCAATGGCAATGGCTACTAACCCAGCAGGATCAAGTGTAGCATCGGATGTCAACTTGTCTGTACACACAAAACGAAATCCCAAAttcttaaaatagaaaaatcaaCAAATCAACTGCTAGGGTTTATATAAATGAGTTTCGTCCACTCTTTTTTCTGCTTTTGCGtacttttgttatttttattttttagttctcCTTTAATTTATTCAGTTCAAAAGTTAAACAAGAACCTGGTGTTCAAGTTGAGAAaaattgtttgcaaaaatcacttagaatggatttttttttcaaccacgTTAGATGAAATCGAACTCATAGCCTATTTTAATCATAACTCAAGTTAGTCGTGAATTTGTCGTATCATTTTGATAATTTAAAAGGCTAGCTAGCTGATGATGCAGTtgataaaaagaataaataagaaaaaatagcCGTAATGAGGGCAAACAAATTACTGTAAGCTATGGCTgaaccaagtcctgcaaaaacAAATAGCAAAGTAGAGATGAACTCAGCAAGGTAGGCCTTCAAGGACCCCAAACTGAAAGAATCGTCACATCTCCCAAATGCTATTCCGGCCATCTTTCGAAAATTGCGACACTTTGCTACTACTGAAGATTGCGAAGGAGGAGAGGATATAAGGTTGTAGAAAGAAAGGTAGCCAAGGTCACGTATATATAGTGACAAGACAGCAAGTTAAACCTATAAATATTTAAGGTTTATTAAAtggaagttttaacaaaaaaaaaatccgtgg from Pyrus communis chromosome 7, drPyrComm1.1, whole genome shotgun sequence encodes the following:
- the LOC137739060 gene encoding aquaporin TIP2-1-like, whose translation is MAGIAFGRCDDSFSLGSLKAYLAEFISTLLFVFAGLGSAIAYNKLTSDATLDPAGLVAIAIAHGFALFVAVSIGANISGGHVNPAVTFGLALGGQITILTGIFYWVAQLLGAIVAAFILKFVTGGLTIPTHSLAAGVGAIEGVVFEIIITFALVYTVYATAADPKKGSLGTIAPIAIGFIVGANILAAGPFSGGSMNPARSFGPAVASGDFHNNWIYWVGPLVGGGLAGLVYGNLFMYREHEPLVSEY